The Ovis aries strain OAR_USU_Benz2616 breed Rambouillet chromosome X, ARS-UI_Ramb_v3.0, whole genome shotgun sequence genomic sequence ttcaatgaaatattactcagccctaaaaaagaatgaaatcatgccatgtgcagcaatgtGTATGGACCTACAGatggtcatactgagtgaagtaagtcagaaagaaatagacaaatgcaATATGTATCAATTATACATGGAATCAAAAATAAGAGATGGAGAATGTTTTCTACAgtacagaaatagactcagacgtagagaacagatttgttcTTGCAAAGGGGAAAGGATTTGGGAACGatatagattgggagtttggatcAACAGAGGCAAACTATTATGTATGGGATGGATAGAGAAAAATGTCCAACTTCATAGCACAGGGGACCAAATGCAATATTCTGTAAAAACCTcaattggaaaagaatctgaaaaaacaatcaatattaatatatgtatgtatactttaATCAGGCTCCAGTAtccctgaaattaacacaacattgataGTCACTTATATTCCAAAacgaaattaaaaataaaacagaaattagtTCTTGAAGACCCAAAGGTAAAATTTGTGGAATTGGGAGGAGTGTAACTCAACCACATTGACAGTAAACCACCTTTAGACGAAGATTCACCATGAACATGCATTCTGAAATCATTACTCCTCAAATCAATCCCAAAAGGAAAATCTCCCACCTTATGTACATTCTGGGGAAAATTCCACAGGGAACCTGCCATCTCAGAGATGTGGAGTATCACTTTCCACCAGGATTCTGTCCACTGGATCCCCTACCAGCTCCTGTACCCTGGACAGCCTGCTGCCTGAGGCTCAACGCTGTCAGCCATCACACAGTCACCGCTACTAAACTTTTGATCCTGTTCTATTCACCTACAGAGTCACTGAGACCAGGCACATCCTCTTCTGCATGGAACCAAGATCAACAACATGAAGACGACTTTCTTGCTTCCTGACTAACAGGATCCTACTCTCTTCACACTCACCCTCTTTCCCGTCTCATTTCTCCTGGTCACTGGTCATGTGCTGTCTGGTGGCATTTGATTTCTGAAGGCTTACATAAATTGAGTTAATATCTTCCCTGCAAATGTGTGTCTGTGCAAAAGTCACTTGATTTCAAACACACGATTTTCCACTTTAAATATTCAGgaaatgtgaaagtcactcagtcatgtctgactctttgtgaccccatggactatatagtccatggaaatctccaggccagaatactgggattggtatcctttcccttctccaaggaatcttcccaacccaggggctgaacccaggtcttcatcatttcaggtggattctttaccagctaccagggaagccccaggaaactGTGCCTTTAATAAGACAGGTGTTCATCAGAGGCAATTCTGATGAGGATTCGATAGAGATGCACTCAggtgtccaggagacagggagaaaAAAGGCTAAACAACCATGGGACAGGGGACAGGGGACAGGATCTCCCCCGGTCCTTTAGATGCAATTAAGACTACACGCCTCGCCGTGTCTGCATATGCAAGGAGTCGTGTTTTTCAAGTCAATTGAAAGGACTTGTTTGCATAGATAAAGTTTTGTGTATTTGCAGTTattggaaaattattttgttcCCATGTAACGTTGCTTCCAGTAGCTTGTGAATTCAGTCCATTCTGGATATTCTTTCCCAAGGTGTCCATTCAAAAATTGATCCAATTTGTCTTgccctttaatatttgttttgcaTGCACATGTACTATGTACCAAATAACACCTTTTCTAATGTACATGCACAGAGGACCCAAAAATTCACCCAAACTTTTCTGTTCTATCGGTGACAGTATACACTTTAGTTCACTTcggtcgctctgtcgtgtccgactctttgtgaccccatgaatcacagcatgccagccctccctgtccatcaccatctccctgagtttactcaaactcatgtgcatcaagtcagtgatgccatccagccatctcatcctctggcgtccccttctcctcctgcccccaatccctcccagcctcagagtcttttccagtgagtcagctcttcacatgaggtggccaaagtactggagtttcagctttagcatcagtccttccaaggaacacccagagctgatgtcctttagaatggactggctggatctccttgcagtccaagggacgctcaacagtcttctccaacacctagttcaaaagcatcaattcttcggcactcagctttcttcacagtccaactctggcatccatacatgaccactggaaaaaccatagccttgactaaacagacttttgttggcaaagtaatgtttttcaatatgctatctatgttggtcataacttttcttccaaggagtaagtgtcttctaatttcatggctgcaatcaccatctgcagtgattttgaagtccaaaaagataaagtctgacgctgtttccactgtttccccaactgtttcccatgaagtgatgggaccagatgcagtgatctttgttttctaaatattgagctttaagcaaactttttcactctcctctttcactttcatcaagaggctttttagttcctcttcactttctgccataagggtggtgtcatctgcatatctgaggttattgatatttctcccagcaatgttgattccagcttgtgcttcttccagcccagggtttctcatgatgtactctgcatataaggtaaataagcaggatacaatatacagtcttgatgtactccttttcctatttgaagccagtctgttgttccatgtccagttctaactgttgcttcctgacctgcatacaggtttctcaagaggcaggtcaggtggtctggtattcccatctctttcagaattttccacagtttaaatcCTAGATTATAGTTAAACAAAacccagagtatttttaattattgatgGGGCCTCATCCAAAACTTAACACCTGGAGTGGCATATCAAGAATTTTTCCGTGGACTAGGATGAGCCTCCCAGTGCCATGGGATAAAAGTTAATCACAAAACGTCTCCAAAATATTGGTTAAATTCTTGACCAAGAGGGGAAGACCTGAGAAATGAAATCAGCAACTGCAGACCTCCAGcatgagctggtgagccctgaagaAGGAGAATACTTGCCATCTAGTAGCCATCAGATTACAGCAACTCCCTATGGTGAACCCAGAGGAAACGCTGAGAACATAGGATTACAGGCCCTCAGATGGCTGAGGTACATACCAAGAAAATGTTTGTAATGAGCCCTGACTCTTGCACCTTTCCATACACGGAAAAGTGCTAAAGTCCGTAACTTGAAATTCTGCCTCCTGGATTTCAAGTTCAGTATTTCTAAGTTGACGGCAGCAGAGACTTTACaggaacaaacaaaaagaagagaaatccaACATATAAAACAGTGGCACCAATGGGAGACACTCGTAGAAAGATCCATCTGGCAAAGCAGAAAGGTTGTTGCCCTCTTTTTCCACAAGATTGTGGAATGGGTTTTGACAGTAGGgaattcttcttcttctctttaattaatctatttattttaattggaggcaattactttacaatattgtagtgggttttgccatacattgacatgaccctgccatgggtgtacatgtgtcccccatcctgaacccccctcccacattcCTCCTCATACAATCCcacagggtcatcccagtacaccagccctgagcaccctgtctcatgcatcgaacctggactggtgatctatttcacatatggtaatatatatgtttcaatgctattctctcaaatgatcccaccctcgctgtatcccacagagtccaaaagtctgttctttacatctgtgcctcttttattgtctcacatataggattatcattaccatctttctaaattccatatatttgcgttaatatactgtattggtgtttttctttctgacttacttccctctgtataataggctccagtttcagccacctcattagaactgattcaaatgcattctttttaatagctgagtaatattctattcggtatatgtaccacagctttcttttccattcatctgcccatggacatctaggttgcttccatgtcctggctattgtaaacagtgctgcgatgaacattggggtacatgtgtctctttcaattctggtttcctcggtgtgaatgcccagcagtgggattgctgggtcatatggcagttctatgtccagatttttaaagaaactccatgctgttctcaatagtggctgtactagtttgaatCCCCATCAACATTGTAAGAatggtcccttttctccacacccactccagagtttattgtttgtagacattttgatagtAGACATTGTGagtggtgtgagatggtacttcattgtggttttgatttgcatttatctgataatgagtgatgttgagcacattttcatgtgtttgttagctgtctgtatgtcttctttggagaaacgtctgtttagttctttggcccattttttttggATTGCGTTGcttaattttctggaattgaggtgtatgagctgcttgtatatttttgagattaattctttgtcagttgtttcatttgctattattttctcccattctgaaggctgtcttttcaccttgcttaaagtttccttcattgtggaaaaacttttaagtttaattaggtcccacatgtttatttttgtctttatttacattactctgggagatgagtCATGGAGGGATCCTGCTGTGatctatgtcagagagtgttttgcctgtgttttcctcttatgatttttatagtttctggtcttacatttaaatctttaatccgttttgagttattttcatgtatggttttagaaagtgttctagtttcattcttgtacaagtggtttaccagttttcccagcaccacttgttaaagagattgtcttttctccattgtatatttttacctCCCTTGTCAAAAATTAGTTATCCATATGTGcacggatttatctctgggctttctattttattccattgatctatatttctgtctttgtgccagtagctttgtaatatagtctgaagccaggaagattgattcctccagttccattcttctttctcaagattgctttggctaggaGAGGTTTTTTTgtacttccatacaaattgtgaaattatttcttctagttctgtgaaaaataccattgggagcttgatagggattgcattgaatatatagattgctttggatattatactctttttcactatattgattcatatgatccatgaacatggtatatttctacctttatttgtgtcatttcccatttctttcatcagtgttttataggttTCTATATATcagacttttgtttctttaggtagatttattcctaagtattttattcttttcattgcaatggtgaatagaattgtttccttaatttctttttctgtttttttcattgttagtgtatgggaatggaagggatttctgtgtgttaattttatatcctccaAATTTACTATGTTCATTGAATAGCTCTAGAAaatttctggtggtgtctttagggttttctatgtagagtatcatgtcatctgcaaacagtgagagttttcctttttctattccaATCtggactctttttatttctttttcttttctaattgctgcggctaaaactttcaaaactatgttgaatagtagtggtgttcctgactttaggggaaatgctttcaatttttcaccattgaggagaatgtttgctgtgggtttatcacatatggcttttactatgttgaggtgttttgcttctatgcctgctttctggagagtttttatcataaatggatgttaaattttgtcaaaggctttctctacatctattgagatggtttttatctttcaatttgttaatgtggtttttatctttcaatttgttcacATTGACTGATTCATGAATACtgaatacttgcatccctgggataaagcccacttggtcatgatgtacgaTCTTTGTAATATGTTGCTAGaattttgctagaattttgttcagaatttttgcatctatgttcatcagtgatgttagcctttagttttcttttctttttggtggcattgttatctggttttggtattagggtgatggtagcctcatagactgagtttacctttctctgcaattttctggaagagtttaagtaggataggttttagctcttctctaaatttttggtagatttcacctgtgaagccatctggtcctgggcttttgtttgttggaagatttgtgattacagttttgatttctgtgcttgtgatgggtctattaagtttttctatttcttcctggttctgtttTGGAAGAAtttcacttttctaagaattcgtccatttcttccaagttgtccattttattggcatatacttgctgatagtagtctcttatgatcctttgtatttctgtgttgtttgttgtgatttctccattttcatttctaattttcttaatttgattcttctctcttttttttcttgagaagtCTGGAAAATggcttgtctattttatttatcttctcaaagaaccagcttttagttttgttggtttttgctatagtctcctttgtttctttttcatttatttctgccctaattttcatgatttctttccttctactaacactggggttctttatttcttctttttctagttgctttaggcataaagttaggttatttatttgatttttctcttgtttcttggggtaagcttgtattgctatgaaccttcccttaGCACAGcatttactgaatcccataggttttgggttgctgtgttttcatttccatttgttgCTAcccatattttgatttctttttgatttcttctgtgatttgttggttattcagaagtgtgttgtttagcctccataagTTTATATTCTTAAGGGTTTTTTCCCCCATAGTTGACAAGTAATCTActtcattgtgatcagaaaagatgtttgtaatgatttctttttttttttttttttaatttaccaaggctagatttatggcccagtatgtgatttatcctggaggAGGTTCCGTatgacttgagaaaaaggtgaaattcattgttttggggtgaaatgtcctatagatatcaattaggtctaactggtccgtTGCATCAcctaaagtttgtgtttccttgctaattttctgttagtTGATCTagccataggtgtgagtggggtattaaagtctcccactattattgtgtttctgttaatttcccctttcatacttgttagcatttgccttacaaattgtggtgctcctattttgggtgcatatagatttataattgttatatcttcctcttggattgatcctttgatcattatgtagtgcccttctttgtctcttttcatggcctttatttcaaagtctattttatctgatatgagtattgctactcctgctttcttttggtctccatatTCGTGAAATACCTTTTCCcaccccttcactttcagtctgtatgtgtcccttgttttgaggtggatctcttgtagacagcatatataagcgtcttcttttgtatccattcagccagtctttgtcttttggctggagcattcaactcatttacacttaaggtaattatttataagtatgattccattgccatttactttgttgttttggatttgagtttataaaccttttctgggtttcctgtctagagacgatcctttagcatttgttgaagagctggtttggtggtgctgaattctctcagcttttgcttgtctgtgaagcttttgatttctcctccatatctgaatgagatccttactggATATAGTAATCTTGGATGTaggtttctctttcatcactttaagtatgtcctccCATTTTCTTctgacctgaagagtttctattgaaagatcaactaTCATCCTTATGTGAATGCCCtcgtgtgttatttgttgcttttcccttgctgcttttaatatttgctctttgtgtttgatctttgttaatttgaataattttggataatatgtgtcttgggatgtttctgcttgggtttatcctgtttgagaccctctgtgtttcttggacttgggtggctatttccttccccattttagggaagttatcaactgttatctcctcaagtattttcttatgacctttctttttgtcttcttcttctgggactcctataagtTGGATGTTGGGGTGTCtaacattgtcctggaggtctctgatgttgtcctcatttctttcttttttcctctctgtgtcatgtatttccaccattctatctcccacctcacttatcctatctctgcttcagttattctactgttggttccctccagagtgctttttatatcagttattgcattattcattattgactgactctttttttatttagggcttccatggtggctcagaggttaaagcatctgcctgcaatgcaggagacccgggttcgatccctgggtcaggaagatcccctggaaaaggaaatggcaacccactccagtattcttgcctggagaatcccatggatgggggagcctagtgggctacagtccacggggtagcaaagagatggacatgactgagtgacttcactttcactttctttctttctttttttatttcttctaggtccttgttaagtatttgttgcatcttctcaatccttgccttttgtctatttatctgtaactccattttgttttcgaGACTTTGGATattctttactatcattattctgaattctttttcagatagactccctatctcctcctcttttgtttggtttggtggacatttatcatgttcctttacctgctgaatatttctctgccttttcattttgtttttttattttttttgtgtgtgtgtccgaTTGAATTcatcaagtatttattgagtgcctgttaCACGCAAGATTTTGTTTCAGATACTTGGGACACATCAGAGGATAAAACAacggtccctgccctcatggagcttacagtctagcatTTACGACCACTTCACTTGGATgcagtgaccctgggcaagtcactgtgCCTCTGTCCTCCGCCACCCGATGCAGGAGAAGGAGGCCCGGCTCAGACATGGGTAACTGGCTGGCTGTGCTGGAGATGCCAAACAGGGCACCTACCCTCAGCCCACCACCCAGATAGTCGAGAGGGCTAGAAGCTGGCTTTTAATTATAAAGTACAGGAGGAGGGGGCACAGGGACTGGAGCTGGTAGTCTGCTAGACTGCTGCCTCGGGGCCTGGGCTGGCTACAcgaactactgctgctgctgctgcttcttggtGGCTGCCTTGCTGGCCAGGTCCTTGGCCTTCTCTGTAGCTGCCAGAGCCGTCTCCTTGGCCTTCTCCTTGGCTTCCTTGGCTGTTTCAACAAGGGTTTTGGGAGGGGCCTCACCTTGCAGCTTGGCCAAGATGTATTCAAAACCCTTCATAGTCTTGGTCACGTTGCTTTTGAACTGCGCGAGACCAAATTCCTGGACAGCTCTGGAGACGCCAAATAAGCTAGAGGAGACCCAGGCTTCCCGGCGGATTTCGGTCCAGCCGCTGTTATCAGAGTTCACACGGTAAACACATCGTTCCTCCACCACCATCAGCCGGGCGTGGTTGATGTTCCAGGTGAAGGTGGTCATGGTTTGGTTTTGTGGGTCCACAATAGAATCCTCCAGGATGTACACTGAGTGAGCAACATTGGCAGGAAACAGTCGCTCAGCCCAGCGGGGCATCCTGTTCGTCTTGGTCAGGAGTCGGCGGGACAGGAGCTTCTGGTCAGAGGTCACCTCTCGGTGCACTATGTCTTCCGTCAAGACATGCTTGCTATAGGGATTCGGGTACCGCTGCCAGAAGGCAGCGAACACTTGGTCCCAGGAACTCCGGAGCACGCTCTGGCCCAGGAAATACTTCACCATCGTCCCGGCCGCGGCGGGCTCAGCGCCCGAGCAGCATCAGGGGTGCGGAGCCCGAGGGGCACGCGGAGGCCGGGCTGGAGCTCGACGCTCAGCCGCCAGGCTAGCAGCAGGTCAGTCGCTACAGCGCCGCACCCGACcagccaccgccgccgccgccgccatgaGGAATTATCGGGCCGCGCGCcctcattttgtttagattgctgtgtttggggtggcctttttgtaggctgaagtttgtggttcctcctTATTGCGGAggttgctccctgtgg encodes the following:
- the LOC114111162 gene encoding PRELI domain-containing protein 1, mitochondrial-like, translated to MVKYFLGQSVLRSSWDQVFAAFWQRYPNPYSKHVLTEDIVHREVTSDQKLLSRRLLTKTNRMPRWAERLFPANVAHSVYILEDSIVDPQNQTMTTFTWNINHARLMVVEERCVYRVNSDNSGWTEIRREAWVSSSLFGVSRAVQEFGLAQFKSNVTKTMKGFEYILAKLQGEAPPKTLVETAKEAKEKAKETALAATEKAKDLASKAATKKQQQQQ